In bacterium, a single genomic region encodes these proteins:
- a CDS encoding branched-chain amino acid ABC transporter permease has product MLIQLLSNGIVMGCVYALVAMGFGLIYSATGIFHFAHGIVYTSGAYLLYLLFINLKTNILTSLFLSLAGATLLGILIEVFIYSPLRKKEAAPATYIISSLGVYIFLQNLIALLFGNETKVIFPRVSKTYHFGSIILTRIQVLDAIAFVILFSIFYIFLMKTRLGKALRGLSNNALLAEVVGIDVEKTRIIAFGVGSLLAGVGAALVSLDVGIDPNMGLSIFLLAAVAVIVGGVKTFTGAALGGLFLGIIQNMVIWKTSARWQDLVTFSILIMFLLFRPQGIMGKTRRLEET; this is encoded by the coding sequence TTGCTAATTCAGCTTCTATCTAACGGTATTGTAATGGGATGTGTTTACGCATTGGTTGCTATGGGCTTTGGGTTAATATATAGCGCTACGGGGATTTTTCATTTTGCACATGGGATTGTTTATACAAGTGGGGCTTACCTTCTCTATCTCCTCTTTATCAATCTTAAGACAAACATTCTAACAAGCCTTTTTCTCTCCCTGGCCGGAGCAACTCTATTGGGTATCCTGATAGAGGTATTTATTTACTCCCCTTTAAGAAAAAAGGAGGCCGCACCAGCTACTTACATCATTAGCTCTCTTGGTGTCTATATCTTTCTTCAAAACCTAATTGCCCTCCTCTTTGGAAACGAAACCAAAGTCATCTTCCCTCGGGTAAGCAAAACCTACCACTTTGGTTCAATTATCCTGACCCGGATTCAGGTCTTGGATGCCATAGCCTTTGTTATTCTCTTTTCCATCTTTTATATCTTCCTAATGAAAACAAGACTTGGGAAGGCATTAAGGGGATTGTCTAATAATGCCCTTCTGGCAGAAGTGGTAGGGATAGATGTTGAGAAGACAAGAATCATTGCCTTTGGAGTAGGTTCCCTTTTGGCTGGTGTTGGGGCGGCACTTGTCTCTTTAGATGTAGGGATTGATCCCAATATGGGCCTTTCCATCTTTCTCTTAGCGGCGGTGGCCGTTATTGTGGGTGGAGTAAAGACCTTTACCGGAGCTGCCCTGGGTGGATTATTCTTAGGTATAATCCAGAATATGGTCATCTGGAAGACCTCCGCCAGATGGCAAGACCTGGTCACTTTCTCTATTCTGATTATGTTTCTCCTCTTCCGTCCGCAGGGAATTATGGGCAAGACAAGGAGGCTTGAAGAGACATGA
- the recR gene encoding recombination mediator RecR, with protein sequence MYLTPSMTKLIEELSKLPTIGPKTASRLAFYILKTSPEETKRLARAILEVKEKVKNCSICYNITEQDPCDICQDIKRDKKIICVVEQAQDIMAVEKTREYKGTYHVLGGAISPLDGISPEHLRIKELVKRIESNPLEEMIIATNPNVEGEVTALYLTKLIKPLGIKLTRIAYGIPVGGDLEYADEVTLAKALEGRIQL encoded by the coding sequence ATGTATTTAACCCCTTCTATGACCAAATTAATAGAAGAATTATCTAAATTACCTACAATTGGGCCAAAAACTGCCTCCCGATTAGCATTTTATATCTTGAAAACATCACCCGAAGAGACAAAAAGATTAGCCAGAGCAATCCTTGAGGTAAAAGAAAAGGTTAAAAATTGCTCGATTTGCTATAACATCACAGAACAAGACCCTTGTGATATTTGTCAGGACATTAAAAGGGATAAAAAAATAATCTGTGTGGTAGAACAGGCTCAAGATATAATGGCGGTGGAAAAGACAAGGGAATATAAAGGAACTTACCATGTCTTGGGCGGGGCTATTTCACCCCTGGATGGTATTAGTCCAGAACATCTACGGATAAAAGAATTAGTCAAAAGGATTGAGAGTAATCCATTAGAGGAAATGATTATCGCAACCAATCCAAATGTAGAAGGTGAAGTAACCGCACTTTATCTGACTAAATTAATCAAACCGCTGGGAATAAAATTAACCCGAATAGCCTATGGCATACCTGTTGGTGGAGATCTGGAATATGCCGATGAGGTTACATTAGCTAAGGCGCTGGAAGGAAGGATACAACTATAG
- a CDS encoding branched-chain amino acid ABC transporter permease, with amino-acid sequence MNYLLHILIMINIYLILAFSLNLLIGYTGLLSICHAAFYGIGAYISTLLMVKLGLNFFLALPLSILGAMAISLCVSLPSLRLKGDYFILATIGFQLIVFTILYNWIGLTRGPYGIPGIPVPSLFGFEFSTLPKYFLLTLIIVAGSFFVIRRILVSPFGRLLKAIREDELATQALGKDVFRVKVLAFLIAAGMAAISGSLFAHYVTYIDPTSFTLEESIFIATIIIVGGMGNLKGPVVGTVLLLIIPEVLRFLGIPDSVAANLRQMIYALLLIGFMYFRPQGIAGEYKFE; translated from the coding sequence ATGAATTATTTACTTCATATCTTGATTATGATAAATATCTACCTCATCCTGGCTTTTTCCCTTAACCTGCTAATAGGCTATACCGGGCTTCTCTCTATTTGCCATGCTGCCTTTTATGGAATAGGGGCTTATATATCAACCCTGCTGATGGTGAAACTGGGGCTAAACTTCTTTTTAGCTCTTCCGCTAAGTATTCTTGGGGCAATGGCTATAAGCCTGTGTGTCTCTCTTCCATCCCTCCGCCTGAAGGGAGACTACTTTATCTTAGCCACCATCGGATTCCAACTCATTGTATTTACTATCCTGTATAACTGGATTGGTCTTACCAGAGGGCCTTATGGGATACCTGGTATACCTGTCCCATCACTATTTGGATTTGAGTTCTCCACCTTGCCGAAATACTTTTTGCTAACCCTTATTATCGTGGCAGGCTCTTTCTTTGTGATAAGGAGAATTCTTGTCTCTCCCTTTGGAAGATTATTAAAGGCAATCAGAGAGGATGAGTTAGCCACCCAGGCCCTGGGCAAGGATGTATTCAGAGTAAAGGTTCTTGCCTTCCTTATTGCGGCTGGAATGGCAGCTATTTCCGGAAGTCTCTTTGCCCATTATGTTACTTACATCGACCCGACAAGCTTCACATTAGAGGAGTCAATATTCATTGCTACCATTATCATTGTTGGCGGAATGGGCAATCTGAAAGGACCGGTTGTTGGAACAGTTCTTCTCCTTATTATCCCGGAAGTCTTACGATTCCTCGGGATCCCAGATTCAGTAGCCGCTAACCTGCGGCAGATGATTTATGCCCTGCTTCTCATCGGCTTTATGTATTTTCGACCTCAAGGGATTGCAGGTGAATACAAATTTGAGTAA
- the dapA gene encoding 4-hydroxy-tetrahydrodipicolinate synthase, which yields MFKGSIVALVTPFKDGQVDKERLLELVEFHIQEGTDGIVPCGTTGESATLSHDEHKEVVTLVVNAVNKRIPVIAGAGSNCTRESVDLAHHAKKVGADAILAVTPYYNKPTQAGLYEHYATIAKEVDIPLILYNVPGRTGVNLQPETVAKLSKINNIVGIKEASADLRQQTKIVELCRPDFALISGDDFTLLPTLSIGGVGVISVVANIVPKDMANLIKEFNKGNFDEAKRLHYKIFPLCEACFIETSPVPVKEALGIMGKILPEVRLPLVPLQETNREKLRQTLITYGIGV from the coding sequence ATGTTTAAAGGTTCAATTGTTGCTCTGGTAACACCATTTAAAGATGGTCAGGTAGATAAGGAAAGGTTGTTGGAATTAGTTGAGTTTCATATTCAAGAAGGGACAGATGGGATAGTACCGTGTGGGACTACTGGTGAATCAGCGACTTTGTCCCATGATGAACACAAAGAGGTCGTAACTCTGGTTGTCAACGCAGTAAATAAACGAATTCCAGTGATTGCCGGGGCGGGGTCAAATTGCACGCGGGAATCTGTTGATTTAGCTCATCATGCGAAAAAGGTAGGTGCTGACGCTATTTTAGCCGTAACACCTTACTACAATAAACCAACACAAGCCGGACTATATGAACACTACGCCACCATTGCTAAAGAGGTTGATATTCCACTTATTCTTTATAATGTTCCAGGTAGAACCGGCGTAAATTTACAACCTGAAACCGTGGCAAAACTATCTAAAATCAACAATATTGTTGGAATTAAAGAGGCATCGGCAGATTTAAGACAACAAACTAAAATTGTTGAGCTTTGCCGTCCAGATTTTGCCTTAATCTCTGGTGATGATTTTACACTACTACCAACATTATCTATTGGTGGAGTAGGCGTTATCTCAGTCGTCGCAAACATTGTCCCAAAAGATATGGCAAATTTAATTAAAGAGTTTAACAAAGGCAACTTTGATGAGGCGAAAAGATTACATTATAAAATATTTCCTTTATGTGAGGCTTGTTTTATTGAGACAAGTCCGGTGCCTGTAAAAGAGGCATTAGGAATAATGGGTAAGATATTGCCAGAAGTAAGACTACCTTTAGTCCCATTACAAGAAACTAATCGAGAAAAACTACGGCAAACTCTAATTACCTATGGGATAGGCGTTTAG